One window from the genome of Pseudonocardia hierapolitana encodes:
- a CDS encoding NAD(P)-dependent oxidoreductase has translation MASTFQVGLTGDFLTPDGRIGWGDIGLSLLTDAPGVEYRFLEVTAGEIPPEQLAGLDALVGLLPRVTARSLENADRLRVVARFGVGYDNVDVAALTARGTLLTITRDAVARPVAQAALALILAVSHRLLDKDRLVREHRWQDRLDFMGTGITGRTVAFVGWGNIGRTISGYLAPFGVRQTAHDPYADPGTATAAGVELGDLDTVLGGADFVVVTAALTEETRNLVDAAAIARMKPSAFLVNVARGPIVDQGAVAAALTEGRIAGAALDVFRDEPPAPDDPILSAPNTLFSPHATCWTDELALANGTSAIRAVLDVRDGKRPRDVVNPEAFDHPALRELR, from the coding sequence ATGGCGAGCACCTTCCAGGTCGGGCTCACCGGGGACTTCCTCACCCCGGACGGGCGGATCGGCTGGGGCGACATCGGGTTGTCGCTGCTCACCGACGCGCCGGGCGTCGAGTACCGGTTCCTGGAGGTCACGGCGGGGGAGATCCCGCCCGAGCAGCTGGCCGGCCTCGACGCGCTGGTCGGGCTCCTGCCCCGGGTCACGGCGCGATCGCTGGAGAACGCTGACCGGCTGCGGGTCGTCGCCCGCTTCGGGGTCGGCTACGACAACGTGGACGTCGCCGCGCTCACCGCGCGCGGCACGCTGCTCACGATCACGCGCGACGCCGTCGCGCGGCCGGTGGCGCAGGCCGCGCTGGCCCTGATCCTCGCCGTCTCGCACCGCCTGCTCGACAAGGACCGCCTCGTCCGCGAGCACCGCTGGCAGGACCGCCTCGACTTCATGGGCACCGGCATCACCGGGCGCACGGTCGCCTTCGTCGGGTGGGGCAACATCGGGCGCACGATCAGCGGTTACCTCGCCCCGTTCGGGGTGCGCCAGACCGCCCACGACCCGTATGCCGATCCGGGCACCGCGACCGCCGCGGGCGTCGAGCTCGGGGACCTGGACACCGTGCTGGGCGGCGCCGACTTCGTGGTCGTCACCGCCGCCCTCACCGAGGAGACCCGCAACCTCGTCGACGCCGCGGCGATCGCCCGGATGAAGCCGTCGGCGTTCCTCGTCAACGTCGCCCGCGGGCCGATCGTCGACCAGGGCGCCGTCGCCGCCGCCCTCACGGAGGGGCGGATCGCCGGGGCGGCCCTGGACGTCTTCCGCGACGAGCCGCCCGCGCCCGACGACCCGATCCTCTCGGCGCCGAACACGTTGTTCAGCCCGCACGCCACCTGCTGGACCGACGAGCTCGCGCTCGCGAACGGCACGAGCGCGATCCGGGCCGTGCTCGACGTGCGGGACGGGAAGCGCCCGCGGGACGTGGTCAACCCGGAGGCGTTCGACCACCCGGCCCTGCGCGAACTGCGCTGA